From Medicago truncatula cultivar Jemalong A17 chromosome 7, MtrunA17r5.0-ANR, whole genome shotgun sequence, a single genomic window includes:
- the LOC11405962 gene encoding high mobility group B protein 1, giving the protein MTKGKGTAKTSRDALKPVDDRKVGKRKAAAKPEKVPKTKKEKKAKKDPNKPKRPPSAFFVFLEDFRKTFKAENPNVKAVSAVGKAGGEKWKSLTKAEKAPYEAKAAKRKVEYEKLMNAYNNKPSSADDDEEESDKDNSEVNNEDEASGEDDHQDDEEEDDEDEDDDEDDE; this is encoded by the exons ATGACAAAGGGCAAGGGAACAGCAAAGACTTCAAGGGATGCTTTGAAACCAGTTGATGATCG AAAAGTAGGAAAGAGAAAGGCTGCTGCTAAACCTGAGAAGGTGCCAAAGACTAAGAAGGAGAAGAAGGCCAAGAAAGATCCCAACAAACCAAAAAGACCTCCCAGCGCTTTCTTCGTCTTCCT TGAGGATTTCAGAAAGACTTTCAAGGCAGAGAACCCTAATGTGAAGGCTGTATCAGCT GTTGGAAAGGCTGGAGGAGAGAAATGGAAATCCTTGACTAAGGCG GAAAAAGCTCCATATGAAGCCAAGGCTGCAAAAAGGAAAGTTGAGTATGAAAAGCTTATGAATGCTTATAATAACAAG CCAAGTTCAGCGGACGATGACGAGGAGGAATCAGACAAGGACAATTCTGAAGTTAATAATGAAGATGAAGCAAGTGGAGAG GATGACCACCAAGATGACGAGGAAGAGGATGACGAGGACGAAGATGACGATGAAGACGACGAGTGA
- the LOC11410065 gene encoding E3 ubiquitin-protein ligase AIRP2 → MGFILKRRKKEIEEKGTIEIMRKSFKDSLKALEADIQFANTLASDCPSDQDGAYLQMRLSYSPAAHFFLFLVQWTDCHLAGALGLLKIFIYKAYKDGKTTMSIHERKASLKEFYGVVFPSLLQLHRGITDVEDRKQKLLCATKYKPKELVDKGKSSEIDVEKEEEECDICMEITSIVVLPNCNHSMCIKCYRDWHARSESCPFCRDSLKRVNSGDLWMYMSSSEIDDLASINKENLKRLFMYIEKLPLVARPYIHMVSSQLVVAS, encoded by the exons ATGGGGTTTATTctcaaaagaagaaagaaggaaatagaagaaaaaggaACAATAGAGATCATGCGAAAGTCTTTCAAGGATTCTCTCAAAGCTCTTGAAGCTGATATTCAATTTGCTAATACACT AGCTTCGGATTGTCCAAGTGATCAGGATGGTGCCTACCTTCAAATGAGATTGTCCTACAGCCCAGCTGCACACTTCTTCCTCTTTTTGGTTCAGTGGACTGACTGTCACCTTGCCGGGGCCTTAGGATTGCTTAAAATTTTCATATACAAG GCATATAAGGATGGGAAGACAACCATGTCTATTCATGAAAGAAAAGCAAGTTTGAAGGAGTTCTATG GTGTGGTGTTTCCCTCTTTATTGCAACTTCACAGAGGAATCACTGATGTTGAGGATAGGAAACAAAAACTTCTGTGTGCTACTAAGTACAAGCCTAAAGAATTAGTAGACAAGGGAAAGAGCTCCGAAATTGAcgtagagaaagaagaagaagagtgtGATATTTGCATGGAGATTACCAGTATAGTTGTATTGCCCAATTGCAATCATTCAATGTGTATCAAATGCTACCGAGACTG GCATGCAAGATCGGAATCCTGCCCTTTCTGTCGGGACAGTCTTAAAAGAGTAAACTCAGGTGACCTATGGATGTACATGAGCAGCAGTGAGATAGATGATCTTGCTTCAATCAACAaggagaatttgaaaagactATTTATGTACATAGAAAAGTTGCCTCTTGTTGCTAGACCCTATATTCACATGGTATCATCACAACTTGTGGTTGCCTCTTAG
- the LOC11407112 gene encoding protein root UVB sensitive 5 isoform X2 produces the protein MSQTFQFSLSSTAFNSSSLNLKKLKKVKILCSSKHSSFKDDDVNEGYIIGDDSRLRTILIEEDRSTQNRFGVLHSPDKRLSWLPDTVKAFILPAGFPGSVSDDYLQYMLLQFPTNVTGWICHTIVTSSLLKAVGVGSFSGTTAAASAAAIRWVSKDGIGAVGRLFIGGRFGNLFDDDPKQWRMYADFIGSAGSIFDLTTPLYPGYFLPLASLGNLTKAIARGLKDPSSRVIQSHFAISANLGEIAAKEEVWEVVAQLVGLGLGILILDTPGLVKSYTVLSSTWLIVRLLHLWLRYESLSVLQFNTINLKRARTLVKSHVLHSTVPGCMDCNKEENILVWSQFMKPIIIFGSPLDKMDGMERSHFMVEALLKLYANEKYILVVNQQLDDLKFYVSFKVGATSVSVLRSIWQTFWLSENWESKGNVCDQLANSLMELENRFDDFIQKLKDAEWDTQQLNLKVPKEISIDDINTS, from the exons atgtctcaaacttttcaattttcattatcTTCAACTGCATTCAATTCTTCTTCACTGAatttgaagaagttgaagaAAGTTAAAATTCTATGTTCCTCTAAACATTCCAGTTTCAAAGATGATGATGTTAATGAAGG ATACATAATAGGTGATGATTCACGGTTGCGAACCATTCTTATCGAGGAGGATAGGTCTACGCAAAACAGGTTTGGGGTTTTGCATTCTCCTGATAAAAGACTATCCTGGCTTCCAGATACAGTTAAAGCTTTTATTCTACCAGCAGGCTTTCCCG GATCGGTCTCAGATGACTATTTGCAATACATGTTACTACAGTTCCCTACCAATGTAACTGGATGGATATGTCACACCATAGTCACTTCAAGTCTCCTAAAG GCTGTTGGTGTTGGTTCTTTCTCTGGAACCACAGCAGCTGCTTCTGCTGCTGCCATCAG ATGGGTCTCAAAGGACGGCATTGGAGCTGTCGGGCGCTTATTCATTG GTGGGCGGTTTGGAAATCTTTTCGACGATGATCCAAAACAATGGAGAATGTATGCAGACTTCATTGGCAGTGCTGGAAG CATTTTTGATCTGACAACCCCGTTATATCCCGGATATTTTCTTCCTTTGGCATCTCTTGGAAATCTTACTAAG GCTATAGCCAGAGGACTAAAAGATCCTTCTTCTAGAGTGATTCAAAGCCACTTTGCAATTTCAGCAAATCTGGGAGAGATAGCAGCAAAG GAAGAAGTTTGGGAAGTTGTAGCTCAATTGGTTGGTCTTGGTTTGGGCATATTGATACTG GATACACCTGGCCTTGTAAAATCATATACTGTACTTTCATCAACTTGGTTGATTGTACGGCTTCTTCATCTTTGGCTACGCTACGAATCACTTTCAGTTCTCCAGTTTAACACG ATAAATCTTAAGCGTGCTCGCACACTGGTAAAATCACATGTTTTACATTCCACTGTTCCAG GATGCATGGATTGCAACAAGGAAGAGAATATATTAGTGTGGTCACAGTTCATGAAGCCAATAATAATTTTCGGTTCACCCTTAGACAAGATGGATGGCATGGAGAGATCTCATTTTATG GTAGAGGCTCTTCTAAAGTTATATGCAAATGAGAAATATATTCTTGTGGTAAATCAGCAACTAGATGATTTGAAGTTTTATGTTTCTTTCAAG GTTGGAGCTACAAGTGTCTCGGTATTGCGAAGCATATGGCAGACATTCTGGCTTAGTGAGAATTGGGAGAGCAAGGGTAATGTTTGTGATCAACTTGCCAATAGCCTAATGGAATTGGAAAACAGGTTTGATGATTTCATTCAAAAGTTGAAAGATGCTGAATGGGATACTCAACAATTAAATTTGAAGGTTCCCAAAGAAATTTCAATTGATGATATCAATACCTcttaa
- the LOC11407112 gene encoding protein root UVB sensitive 5 isoform X1 encodes MSQTFQFSLSSTAFNSSSLNLKKLKKVKILCSSKHSSFKDDDVNEGGEGLSRVILVERYSNGTAKRYIIGDDSRLRTILIEEDRSTQNRFGVLHSPDKRLSWLPDTVKAFILPAGFPGSVSDDYLQYMLLQFPTNVTGWICHTIVTSSLLKAVGVGSFSGTTAAASAAAIRWVSKDGIGAVGRLFIGGRFGNLFDDDPKQWRMYADFIGSAGSIFDLTTPLYPGYFLPLASLGNLTKAIARGLKDPSSRVIQSHFAISANLGEIAAKEEVWEVVAQLVGLGLGILILDTPGLVKSYTVLSSTWLIVRLLHLWLRYESLSVLQFNTINLKRARTLVKSHVLHSTVPGCMDCNKEENILVWSQFMKPIIIFGSPLDKMDGMERSHFMVEALLKLYANEKYILVVNQQLDDLKFYVSFKVGATSVSVLRSIWQTFWLSENWESKGNVCDQLANSLMELENRFDDFIQKLKDAEWDTQQLNLKVPKEISIDDINTS; translated from the exons atgtctcaaacttttcaattttcattatcTTCAACTGCATTCAATTCTTCTTCACTGAatttgaagaagttgaagaAAGTTAAAATTCTATGTTCCTCTAAACATTCCAGTTTCAAAGATGATGATGTTAATGAAGG aGGTGAAGGATTATCAAGGGTTATATTGGTGGAGAGATATAGCAATGGTACTGCTAAGAG ATACATAATAGGTGATGATTCACGGTTGCGAACCATTCTTATCGAGGAGGATAGGTCTACGCAAAACAGGTTTGGGGTTTTGCATTCTCCTGATAAAAGACTATCCTGGCTTCCAGATACAGTTAAAGCTTTTATTCTACCAGCAGGCTTTCCCG GATCGGTCTCAGATGACTATTTGCAATACATGTTACTACAGTTCCCTACCAATGTAACTGGATGGATATGTCACACCATAGTCACTTCAAGTCTCCTAAAG GCTGTTGGTGTTGGTTCTTTCTCTGGAACCACAGCAGCTGCTTCTGCTGCTGCCATCAG ATGGGTCTCAAAGGACGGCATTGGAGCTGTCGGGCGCTTATTCATTG GTGGGCGGTTTGGAAATCTTTTCGACGATGATCCAAAACAATGGAGAATGTATGCAGACTTCATTGGCAGTGCTGGAAG CATTTTTGATCTGACAACCCCGTTATATCCCGGATATTTTCTTCCTTTGGCATCTCTTGGAAATCTTACTAAG GCTATAGCCAGAGGACTAAAAGATCCTTCTTCTAGAGTGATTCAAAGCCACTTTGCAATTTCAGCAAATCTGGGAGAGATAGCAGCAAAG GAAGAAGTTTGGGAAGTTGTAGCTCAATTGGTTGGTCTTGGTTTGGGCATATTGATACTG GATACACCTGGCCTTGTAAAATCATATACTGTACTTTCATCAACTTGGTTGATTGTACGGCTTCTTCATCTTTGGCTACGCTACGAATCACTTTCAGTTCTCCAGTTTAACACG ATAAATCTTAAGCGTGCTCGCACACTGGTAAAATCACATGTTTTACATTCCACTGTTCCAG GATGCATGGATTGCAACAAGGAAGAGAATATATTAGTGTGGTCACAGTTCATGAAGCCAATAATAATTTTCGGTTCACCCTTAGACAAGATGGATGGCATGGAGAGATCTCATTTTATG GTAGAGGCTCTTCTAAAGTTATATGCAAATGAGAAATATATTCTTGTGGTAAATCAGCAACTAGATGATTTGAAGTTTTATGTTTCTTTCAAG GTTGGAGCTACAAGTGTCTCGGTATTGCGAAGCATATGGCAGACATTCTGGCTTAGTGAGAATTGGGAGAGCAAGGGTAATGTTTGTGATCAACTTGCCAATAGCCTAATGGAATTGGAAAACAGGTTTGATGATTTCATTCAAAAGTTGAAAGATGCTGAATGGGATACTCAACAATTAAATTTGAAGGTTCCCAAAGAAATTTCAATTGATGATATCAATACCTcttaa
- the LOC11408667 gene encoding alcohol dehydrogenase-like 4, producing MATSEVANGNHLSGTKGKTITCKAAVAHGPGEPFVVEQILVQPPQKMEVRIKILYTSICHTDLSGWKGECEPQRAYPRIFGHEASGIVESVGEGVNDMKENDKVVLIFNGECGECKCCMCKKTNMCEKSGVDPMKKLMCDGTSRFSSIDGKPIFHFLNTSTFTEYTVVDSACAVKLNTEDNLSLKKLTLLSCGVSTGIGAAWNNANVHAGSSVAIFGLGAVGLAVAEGARARGASKIIGVDINPDKFNNTAETMGITEFINPKDEEKPVYEIIREMTDGGVDYSFECTGNLNVLRDSFLSVHEGWGLTVLLGIHGSPKLLPIHPMELFDGRRIEGSVFGGFKGKSQLPNLATECMKGAIKLDNFITHELPFDEINQAFNLLIAGKSLRCVLTL from the exons ATGGCAACTTCAGAAGTTGCAAATGGCAACCACTTAAGTGGGACAAAGGGAAAGACCATTACTTGTAAAG CTGCTGTGGCACATGGTCCAGGAGAACCCTTTGTAGTGGAACAAATTCTTGTACAACCTCCTCAGAAAATGGAGGTTAGAATCAAGATCCTATATACTTCCATTTGTCACACTGATCTCAGTGGTTGGAAAGGAGAG tGTGAGCCTCAACGTGCTTATCCTCGGATTTTTGGCCATGAAGCTTCCGG GATTGTGGAAAGTGTAGGGGAAGGAGTGAATGACATGAAAGAAAATGACAAAGTGGTGCTAATATTCAATGGTGAGTGTGGTGAGTGTAAGTGCTGCATGTGCAAGAAAACCAACATGTGTGAGAAATCTGGAGTAGACCCAATGAAGAAGTTAATGTGTGATGGAACAAGTAGATTTTCTTCAATAGATGGcaaacccatttttcatttcttGAATACTTCAACTTTCACTGAGTATACAGTGGTGGATTCAGCTTGTGCTGTTAAGCTCAACACTGAAGATAACCTTAGTCTCAAAAAACTCACCTTGCTTAGTTGTGGAGTTTCCACAG GAATAGGAGCTGCTTGGAATAATGCTAATGTGCATGCTGGTTCATCTGTAGCAATCTTTGGTTTAGGTGCAGTTGGCCTCGCT GTTGCAGAAGGGGCACGAGCAAGAGGTGCATCAAAAATAATAGGTGTGGATATTAACCCAGACAAATTCAATAACACAG CCGAAACAATGGGAATCACAGAATTCATAAATccaaaggatgaagaaaagcCAGTATACGAG ATAATCAGAGAAATGACTGATGGAGGTGTAGACTATAGTTTTGAATGTACCGGAAATTTGAACGTTCTAAGAGATAGCTTCTTATCTGTTCATGAG GGTTGGGGATTGACTGTACTATTGGGAATTCATGGATCACCAAAGTTGCTTCCCATCCACCCAATGGAGCTCTTTGATGGTCGCAGAATCGAAGGTTCAGTGTTCGGAGGTTTCAAAGGCAAAAGTCAATTGCCTAATCTTGCCACAGAATGCATGAAAGGG GCGATAAAGTTGGATAATTTCATCACTCACGAGCTTCCCTTTGATGAGATAAACCAAGCCTTCAATCTTTTGATTGCCGGGAAGTCATTGAGATGTGTTCTTACACTCTAA
- the LOC11416936 gene encoding alcohol dehydrogenase-like 3, translating into MATSESESKGKIITCKAFVANAPGEPLVMQQILVQPPQKMEVRIKILYTSICHTDLSGWKGESEPQRAFPRIFGHEASGIVESVGEGVKDLNENDKVVIVFNGECGECNYCKCEKTNMCEKYGVNPMKRLMCDGTSRFSTIDGKLIYHFLNSSTFTEYTVVDSGCALKLNTEDILSLKKLTLLSCGVSTGIGAAWNNANVHAGSSVAIFGLGAIGLAVALGAQARGASKIIGVDVNPEKLTIAKAMGITDFINPRDEEKPVVEKIREMTGGGVHYSFECTGNVNVLRDSFLSCHEGWGLTILLGIHASPKLLPLHPMELFDGRKIEGSVFGGFKGKSQLPNLATECMKGAIKLDDFITHELPFDEINKAFDLLIAGKSLRCLLTL; encoded by the exons ATGGCAACTTCAGAAAGTGAGAGCAAGGGAAAGATCATTACTTGCAAAG CCTTTGTGGCAAATGCTCCAGGAGAACCCTTGGTAATGCAACAAATTCTTGTACAACCTCCTCAGAAAATGGAGGTTAGAATCAAGATCCTATATACTTCCATTTGTCACACTGATCTCAGTGGTTGGAAAGGCGAG TCTGAACCTCAACGTGCTTTTCCTCGGATTTTTGGCCATGAAGCTTCCGG GATTGTGGAGAGTGTAGGGGAAGGAGTGAAAGACTTAAACGAAAATGACAAAGTGGTGATAGTATTCAACGGGGAGTGTGGTGAGTGTAACTACTGCAAGTGTGAGAAAACCAACATGTGTGAGAAGTATGGTGTAAACCCAATGAAGAGACTAATGTGTGATGGTACAAGTAGATTCTCTACAATAGATGGCAAACTCATTTACCATTTCTTGAACTCTTCAACTTTCACGGAGTACACAGTGGTCGATTCAGGTTGTGCTCTTAAGCTCAACACTGAAGACATTCTTAGTCTCAAAAAACTCACCTTGCTTAGTTGTGGAGTTTCCACAG GAATTGGAGCTGCTTGGAATAATGCTAATGTGCATGCTGGTTCTTCTGTAGCAATCTTTGGTTTAGGTGCAATAGGGCTCGCT GTTGCACTAGGGGCGCAAGCCAGAGGTGCTTCAAAAATAATAGGTGTGGATGTCAACCCAGAGAAATTAACCATAG CCAAAGCAATGGGAATCACAGACTTCATAAATCCAAGGGATGAAGAGAAGCCTGTGGTTGAG AAAATCAGAGAAATGACTGGAGGAGGTGTACACTACAGTTTTGAATGCACAGGAAATGTGAACGTTTTAAGGGATTCCTTCTTGTCCTGTCATGAg GGTTGGGGATTGACTATACTATTGGGAATTCATGCATCACCAAAGTTACTTCCTCTCCACCCAATGGAGCTCTTTGATGGCCGCAAAATCGAAGGATCGGTCTTTGGAGGTTTCAAAGGCAAAAGTCAATTGCCTAATCTTGCCACAGAATGCATGAAAGGG GCGATAAAGTTGGATGATTTCATCACTCACGAACTTCCCTTTGACGAGATAAACAAAGCCTTCGATCTTTTGATTGCCGGGAAGTCACTGAGATGTCTTCTGACACTCTAA
- the LOC11416679 gene encoding thylakoid ADP,ATP carrier protein, chloroplastic, with the protein MSFNDETAIISWRKIPNLKCDVVSPNSYSPLRHNATLIFFSTTVDTKFASISVAEAKIHNHFAPTPSQLLKHPLAALAFVPRDAALFAAGAFAGAAAKTFTAPLDRIKLLMQTHGVRVGQESAKKAISFVEAITVIGKEEGIRGYWKGNLPQVIRVIPYSAVQLFAYELYKKLFTGQNGELSVVARLSAGAFAGMTSTFITYPLDVLRLRLAVEPGYRTMSEVALCMLREEGFASFYKGLGPSLIAIAPYIAVNFCVFDLLKKSLPEKYQKRTETSILTAVLSASLATLTCYPLDTVRRQMQLRGTPYTTVLEAFAGIVARDGVAGLYRGFVPNALKTLPNSSIKLTSYDIVKRIIAASEKEFQSITEENRNKQKNVNNQ; encoded by the exons ATGTCCTTCAACGACGAAACCGCCATAATCTCATGGCGCAAAATCCCCAACCTCAAATGCGACGTCGTTTCACCCAATTCCTATTCCCCTCTCCGCCATAACGCCACACTCATCTTCTTCTCCACCACCGTAGACACCAAATTCGCCTCTATCTCCGTCGCAGAAGCCAAAATTCACAACCATTTCGCTCCGACGCCGTCTCAGCTTCTCAAACACCCACTCGCTGCATTAGCGTTTGTTCCTAGAGATGCCGCTCTCTTCGCCGCCGGAGCATTCGCCGGCGCTGCTGCTAAGACGTTCACTGCTCCGCTCGACCGTATCAAGCTCCTCATGCAG ACTCATGGTGTGCGGGTTGGGCAAGAAAGTGCTAAGAAGGCAATAAGTTTCGTTGAG GCCATAACAGTTATAGGAAAGGAAGAAGGGATTAGAGGTTACTGGAAGGGAAACCTCCCTCAG GTGATTCGAGTTATACCTTATAGTGCCGTTCAGCTTTTTGCTTATGAACTTTATAAG AAATTATTCACGGGACAGAATGGTGAGCTATCTGTTGTGGCAAGACTTTCAGCAGGTGCTTTTGCTGGCATGACATCCACTTTT ATAACTTACCCGTTAGATGTTCTGAGATTACGATTAGCTGTTGAACCGGGTTATCGAACCATGTCAGAG GTTGCCTTGTGCATGCTAAGGGAGGAAGGATTTGCATCTTTCTACAAAGGCCTTGGTCCTTCTCTTATTGCAATAGCTCCTTACATTGCAgttaatttttgtgtttttgactT ATTAAAGAAGTCATTGCCTGAGAAGTATCAAAAGAGAACTGAGACATCTATACTCACTGCTGTGCTTTCGGCATCTCTAGCCACACTTACATGCTATCCTCTGGACACTGTCCGAAGACAAATGCAGTTGAGGGGTACACCTTATACAACAGTATTAGAAGCTTTTGCAG GTATTGTGGCACGGGATGGAGTTGCTGGTTTGTATCGGGGATTTGTGCCCAATGCTCTGAAAACCCTACCAAACAGCAG CATCAAGCTTACCTCATATGACATTGTTAAGCGCATAATTGCAGCTAGTGAGAAAGAATTTCAATCAATTACAGAGGAAAATcgcaacaaacaaaaaaacgtCAACAATCAATGA